GTTTTTAATGAGTGATATTACCCGGCAGTTCCAGAGCCATTACGAAAGAATAAGTTAAGCTTGAAAAAAGTTATCTGCAAATAaagaattattttatttttataatttcttttgtttttcatgttATGCATTGACCTCACCATATTTTTTTAAGGAGTCAGAAATTAGTGTGAATGTTTACAGCATAATTAAGACTTGCAAGCCAGTATGTAGACCCAGTTACTCCAACTAGCAGCGGCTGACCACTCATAGAATAGTACAATAATACTTCGTAGGTGTGAATTACTTTTTGCTCATTTTTTGTAGCCTCAATATAAAGTTGAATTTTTTTACTGTTGAATATAAAATGACAAACATGCGTTCATGACTACCAAGTGACAGTGTAAATTGTTAGCCAGGCCCTGAGGTGTGGCGGAGGGAGGGGCCGCACCTCAACACTGTTGTCATCACACATCCTCGACTCACTCATTCACTGCACATTATATATAGGCATCAGACAGATTTTATTCACTACATTCATCCatatattaacttgtatgctcaaTTTTACAATACCACACCATACCACTGGCCACAGTCCCTCACATGGTAGGTACAGTATTACCgttgttttctgttcttgttATGACGCTGATCACCAGCTTCTTATATACTATAAATATATATTACATAATGCCATTGCTTATAgagaaatgaatatgaaaagtATTCAGTGtaatgtttctttcctcttctctctctttctatcaaaGGAGAAGTTACGTGAAGTGCTTGCCTTCTAAAATAATTGATTGAATTATATTTTTGCTGAAATCTCCACTGAATGTTAGAGTGTAATATCAAGCATGAGTTACTGCACCCATCAACTAGTACTCGCAGTAATACTTGACGAGCATTAGTACTAGACATATACTTAGTGAATTTAGAGAAAATGTACTATTGACAActctcatataaaaaaaagacatatattACAAGCTGTACATTCACTCTTAAAACAGTAGTAGATGCACTGCTAACTGGCCAAAACTGTAATCATTAACTAATAGAAAAAGAACTATTGAAAACTGATGAGGATAATACTGTAGCATCATGGAGAGAACAGTATGGAATAAGGTGCTGCTTTTGACCTACTACGTACCTGGTGAGTGTGGGTGTTCGTGTGTATTAGTGTATGGGATGTTTACCTGGGTCCTCTGAAGGGTGTGAAATCTCTGAATGTGCATGTATAAGAGACTAGTGAATGCCCAAGTGTGTAGGAGGTAAATTTTCAACATAAGGTAACTACATCCTCCAGTTCTAAGGACAAAACAATTTTTTTCTGGTAAGTCTTAATTGATCATTTTGACCATATCTCTTGCAAATCGCTTGTTTTTTCCATTTACCCTTTTAGAAAATTTATGACTTCTGGgaaacaatgcaaattaagagtaTACTGAACCTCTAACCTGAACactgtggagggaggaaagtttaCTATACCTAATGACCTAATTGAGAGGAGTTGCAAGGATTTCACTAACaacttccacccgaaattgacctctcttttggctaatctttactttttactttagtgggagcggcgagtagcgggctttttttatttgtactctagctttttgttgcccttgagctgtatcctttaattgatgtaaaaaagaaaaaaaataccattatTCTTTCTGATTCGTCATATCACTGAGCCCGGAATTCCCAGACTCTTTCAGCTCTCACAGtaactatatccaaaggccacaaagaattaacctggtagctgcgagggtcatgtttcttaggttgggttaggttgggttaggttaggttaaaggcccctctaagtaaaataatgacaatgaatcatcactcacgcaaaccatttcataatatatatcaacgcatgtgtgatccgtttatgcatcatctattttgggaggtttatataatggcagaaatttggcccatcactggtacacggtaaagccgcaaatttagcccatcgctgctaccgggttaagatacaTCAGGTTCTCATGAATGTTTTtaatgttcatggtgcagaattaAGTCTTGTCAGATCATCACTAGACTCAAAACCAATCCTGGAAATACCCTTCACAACCTCTACCACAGCCTTATTAGTTGTATGTAAGCCCAGAAATGTTTGACCATATGATTTTAGAATGAGGAGGAATTAATGCATGATGTTAGGGTTTATTAGAGGAAGTATGGAACATTGAAGCTgggggagatagagaaggaaagggctgggaaataaaagggaaggtggggaaagagaaaaggaaaagtagaaagggaatgagagagtggaggattaataagaagaaagagcATATAACATCTTGAAactggggaagggaaagaagaaaaggcctggaaagtaaaagagaaggagggagtggaagattaagaaaaaggaaaattggggagagaagacaagggctgggaaataaaagggaaggagggagtacaggattaataagaaagaagaagagagagcatATAAAACCTTgaaactgaggaagggagagaagaaaaggagagagtggaaggttaagaaaaaggaaaatagggaagagaaaaaaaagagctgggaaataaaagggaaggagggagttaaggattaataagaaagaagaggagagagcatATATAACACCTTgaaactgaggaagggagagaagaaaaggcctggaaagtaaaagaaaaggagggagtggaaggttaagaaaaaggaaaattggggagagaagaaaagggctgggaaataaaagggaaggagggagtggaagcttaaaaagagaaagagagaacatatGTCGTGCcattcatgggcactcttttaattaattatgtaggttcattatacctcaaagtagaattaattattgatcatttaaaccacagagtaaaattagtagtttattcacccagtcttataaggcaccattatcgcacacaggatcatcacctgtccaagtaatataggtaacatgactttaagaaagttacttgaggtaattattgtttagagattctgatggtgaactaagggtcataggacagggtccacttattagaggttagcttacgtatcttacatcactaattacatttgtaaataccatgaatacaggttaacattaacaccttaaactaacatgcacacatggcaataagtagcaccaacataataactgtttccacccacacggggaaacacagactccaccattccacaccttaattaagtcctaactaaaactagtgagtgtttgcgcttatccattgttacccctgagaacgacacacataccacccttttggccttctcctttccttcctctcttcacacaccctgccaccgGCAATCCCCCACAACccagcttcaaaagtgtttactgctgcatgttggccttggtctgggcGACGCtcagcttcccatctgtcaggcttgcctttggcgcacctgaaaggggtGATGTCGCTCATGAGAAtcccagtctcagttatagtattatagccaaagtgagttgaacaccgtgaacagttctttcctcacctgaaaggggcgatgtcgctcgtgagaatgagctcgctcccacaacctagtgcgaggaaggggcgttagtctcggccccaaaatgtCTTGGTGTGACGTCTCGGAGTGACAAACtgaccgcaggttaggcctgcttgagacctgagatttccttggtaggcctccaatatcaatataaggtcactggtattttatttccattatacatatttaccgttctcccgcaataattaaaagaaggcagattgaccgcttttggcaacgataccctgttttgacccctgacacctctgaattttgttgacactacagattgtaggggagattTGGGAGCAccaggcctctttgtttcaacccccatctcttccctctcgctctctctctcaaacttctttctctctctctcctctcgtacttttcatttttttctccttctcttgtgtacttccttctttcctttctctctctctctctctctctcatgagaaacccacatacatatataactggttgcgcaaacaccccaggttaactctatttacatggggaaaaataccattacaattgtagtacatttcgggccattacacatATAACCCCTAAACACTGGTAGGAAGAAAAAGGgctgggaaggagggagtggaagattaAGGGGGGGCGGAACAGCTGGAATGGAAAAATGGGGtcaagaatacttttttttttttttttttttcataaaaaaactaaaaaaaaaacataaaatatgaCTATGAATAGACGCCTGGGAAAACGTTTAAAAGGGACGCGGTGCGACATTTTTACACGCACGGATGGACTTTAAATCTTCTGTCTTATGAGTTTctgctctattttttttcttaggcTTGGTGGGATacgccgaagaagaagaagaagagaagaagggagacatATATGGCGCTGGCATATGGCGCTGGCATAGCGAcagttatatgtattttttggtgAGCAGTGTCTTGAGTTGAGGGAAGGCGCTCATTGCTGTAAAACAAGACCCTCAACAATGATTTGACACTGTAGGACACCCAGTGAATGAGGACCTAATAATACGGTCCGCTAAAGCGCGAAGAATCATCAACTCATAGGACACTGTCCAGTCACTGGGAATAACGGGTTTGAGAAAAGAATGCATTTCTTATTGTAAATACATTGATAATGACTATTACATATTATATTAGTgtagtgtgtatatgtatatgtaaaaataaatgtaataaaataaatgtaataaacaaataaataaataaaatatataatgaaaactaactttcgttttttttaaaacaaaaaaacaaaaataaaaaaaaaatcgttctgCAAAAGAATCTCCATGGAGCTTGATGAAAAAAAACACACTTATACACATTTGGGGTGTATCTACATTTACAAGTAGCGTTTTTTGAAATATTgaattacctaaaaaaaaaaaaaaactgtatttttttttgctttttaaagTCTTGACCTCATGATCAGACATGACCAATAGCAGGTTCTACCTTGGGATAGTATCTATCTGAAACATGATTTTAAACATAATAGAGAAGTTTGAGGCAAAAAtattcaaaactttttttttatgaatattttttacctacccgttccccctccccttaagaaaggggaagataggggagaaaagaaaagggttaggaaataaaaggaaaggaaggagaggaaggttatgagaaaggaagaattaattaagattgattgattgatagtttattgttgcaggtaaacaacaagggagaagggaggaacatgccatccctacccccaggcaggacagagtgagatTATACCCTTCCTTAGCTTTATGATATCTATAATGGTTTTGCTTGCAAATACATTATTGCagtactagtaatagtagtagtagtagtagtactagtagtagtaggtgaTGCTTCCAGACCCCCATAGGTAAACGCTTATCTCCGCCACATTGGACCTTGAGCCTATGATAGCCCTGAAACCCATATCGGTAAATACCCTCACCCAAAAGTCAGCCTAGGGTGGGATTTATTAAACTCTGAACCACGTGTTCCCATGTACGTACACGGAACGACTGAACGAGAGACCGCGAGCAGCGAGTGTCCGCCGCACCCAGACCCTGGCCGAGCCCCAGGCGGCAGCACATGGCGAGAACGCGAGATGGCTCCTCCTACGGCCGAGAAGATTCTCATGCGCAAAATCAAGAAAAGCCAGAAGAAAAAGCTCAAGTTGCTGCAGGataagaaaggacaggaaggcgAAGGTACTCAAGGTAAGCATGTGCACCAGAGAGTCTCCTGTGGGAGCTGGGAAGGCCTAAAGACATGGTGAATGAGGCAGTGTGTGGGCCAGCAGATGTGTCGAGTTCCGTGTTTCTTGTTCTTCTGAGTCTGTTAAATTATGTTCGGTGGTGTGTTGTGTTTATTGTGTTTTGTTTCTAGTTCTTCTGAATCTTAAATAATGTCCAGGCGGTAGGCGAGtgtgcagggagggaagggaaaatcgAGTCAAttattattttaggtatattttagGGCTCAATTATTTAAGAATTCTGTGTCTCGTTCGATCTCCttgccctgtttttttttatataggccgctgggcgaaataaaacttttattattattattattattattatatttattattgctGGTATTGGGATGTTGGTGGAAGGCGAGCGTATATATTTCTTTGACGAGTATTGTGCTGCAGTCTGAAATGCTCACCTGGTTTACTCGTTTGATTTGAGTAGATGATTGAGTAGGAAACGAGTTATCAGCGCGGGTAATGAAACCAATCATAACCCGGTAGCtcctgggatcatgtttcttaaaggtccctctaagcgagaataatgagaaaaaatcatcactcacgcaaaccatttcaatatttatcaacacatttgtgatcagtttatgcatcatctattttgggggtttatatcatggcaaaaatttggcccgtcgctggtacatggtaaaaccataaatttggcccgtcgctcctaCCAGGTTAACCCTAGTCACCTATGGCAGGTGGAAAGTACGAGTGtcagtgttggtgtgtgttgCAAGTACATGGACTGTCTGTGTTGTGTAGTTTTATACAAGCATTGACGTGAGTGTgattctgtatgtatgtatgtttaagtGTGTGGTTGGTTGTGTATATGTACCGTAGGAGATTCTTGGGTAAAACTATAGAAGTACACCCGATTCAGAATGGCTGGTATTTGATATTATTTTTCTGACAGATTTTATTGTACTGTTATAACCATTTCCTTCTGATATTGCTAGTTTTGCAAAAAAAGttttggtaaatcttaggaatagtggCCTaacgatttcttccaagtcgatgggcgatgagactgcgagctccagggtgaagaaagggaagagcccgcgcgggAAAATACACCCCTtttgacataaacacgcctgtccgcttgtcaaaaccccatcATATGTGCTAGAAacgttgtaattaccaccacaccgtgccctgaACGCGCACCCGCTcagagccgctattcctaagatttaccaaaGTTTCTTTCCCATCACTTAAACTCGTAGTTTtgagttttttcttttattatatgaAGGAAGTAAAACTCCCCTCCATAGGTAAGGTTACAGTATTTAGATTTATTTCATCTTAATAAATGCTTGAGATTAGTTTTGCTATTCAGAAGGTGAATATGGCAGCCAAATCATCCAGCAGTGTGAGTTTAAtccttttacatatatttatttaattaatttatttattaattactTTTTACCTTATTTACCAGAGATCAAGTTGCCAGAGGATGAGACAGAACGGCTGATCCTCACCCACAGTGTTCTTGGCAAGCGGCCGGCCGTGGACGATGAGCCACTcccaaagaagaaaagtaagattcCTAAATTTTATCAATGTTTAATTTTCATTTGGCAATCCATTTATGTCTTTATAATATGAGGAATCCTTTCAACCACCATTTACTAGTAATTCATGCACACCAATCCAAGTACTCATCAGGAAAGAAAACTGCTTGAAAACAGAACTGAGGTGTCAAAGTAATATCAATATCATTTTTAGAGGCTGTCACAATACATGGGGAgctattctttattatttcctcatattatttatttttatttttcttggtgTTGTTGTAGGGGGGTGCTAGTATTGTTAACAGTAAGAATCCATCCTGTTGTTTACATTTTACTAATGGTAATTTCATTgttatagagaggaagaagaagttgaaggaaTTGGAAGAAGCTCTTGATGAAGGGGCTGATAATGAAGTGCAAAATGACAGCACTGAACAGAAgcctaagaagaagaaaaagaagaaaaaacctcAGCAGCAGCCTCAACCTGAGAGTGTCCCTGAGAAtggagaggatgaaaatgagatgaaaagtgAGGACAACAGTGGGGAGAGTGAGGAGACAGGATATGAAAGTGAAGGGGGTGAGTACAAACAGGTTTTTTATTCAGTTTCCAAGTCCATGCAGTAGTCATAACAAATGTTGAATAGAATGAAAGACTTTTATGAAAATGACCAAACTTCTCTTTTTGCAGGCACTGACAACACAACTCTGGGTTATGATGCAACCGTCAACAAGTCCTTTGAGAGCCTACGTGGACAAGTGTCTGAGGAGACAATGAAGGCCGTAGATGGCATGGGCTTCACCGAAATGACAGAGATCCAGGCCAAGGCTATCCCCAAGCTGCTTGAAGGCCGGGACCTGCGTGGGACAGCGAAGACTGGTGCTGGCAAGACTTTGGCCTTTGTCATCCCAGCCGTAGAGCTGATACACAAGCTCAAGTTCAAGCCGAGAAATGGTAAAAATGGGTACAAAGTGAAAGTGATACATTTGCTCCAAAGATTATTGGCCACTTAATGATTTATATAATAGAGAATGAGGGAAAACAAGAAGATGGATGCTGCTGCTATTTATAGTGTGCTGTAGAACATTTTCATTCATGTCCTGGGAGAGAATACACTTTCTTGGCTGatgtcattatttatttattttttattagttaATCAGTAGTATGTAATTTTTGCTTTGCCAAGAATTCAGGTTCATGGTGATGCTTCAACTTCAAAATTTACCAATTAGGTTGATTATGAGCATTGTTGTCTTAGGTACTGGTGTGATCGTCATCTCACCAACAAGAGAATTGTCAATGCAGACTTTTGGAGTGTTGCGTGAAGTGATGCAGGAACACACACAGACCTACGGCCTCATCATGGGAGGTGCCGACCGCAAGAGTGAGGCAGCAAAGCTGGCCAAAGGTAAGAAAGAACAGTTGCCTCGTCCCTCGTGTTTCGAGCAGAACTGAATATGTTACAGGATGTATTATTTTGCAACCAGAAATATACATGGCAAACCAATGTTTACTTGCAGGTGTGAATATTATTGTGGCCACCCCAGGAAGACTGTTGGACCACTTGCAAAACACTCCAAATTTCCTCTTCAAAAACCTTGTGTGTCTGGTCATCGATGAAGCTGACAGAATATTTGATGTTGGCTTtgaggaggaaatgaagcagATTTTGCGGATTCTACCAAGTAAGTATTGTTTCAGTTGACAGCTCAtcactccatctttttctcccagCCTCCTCCATCTATATTCCTATATCTTTTTTCAGTGAATGGATTATGATTATTTTTGTAACATTAAGAGCAGTCACACAGTTCATTCGGTTATCAGTATTTCCTTAGAGTGAAACACCATGTCATTACCATTTTCATCCATATTTATCATGTGAATATGGTAACATTCAAGTTGCTGAGATAAGTCACACATGTTTAACTGTCACACTTAGGAGGTTATTAGATATTTCCATAAAGCAAACAATACATAACATATTCCCACCATTTTTATCCATAATAATGTGACAATTAATATAGTGATTGTCAAGCTAAGTAGGACAGAAGTCGTGTGTTTCATTACCACACTTAGAATGTCTTCAATGCTTCCCCAGAACGAAGACAGACGATGCTGTTCAGTGCCACCAAGGATGACAAGACCAACGAGCTTGCCAAACTGGCGCTGAAGACTGAGCCCATGGAGGTGGACGTTGACTCTGACAAGATCAGTGCCACCGTGGAGGGCCTAGAGcaaggtgagggagtgaggggtcTGTAAACTGTGAGCTGCCCTTGAAAGAAAGATATtggttattctttttctctctccacctcactaTTGGCAGCACCATGAATGTTCTTTTTATGCcttgaaatacatgtaaaactaAAGCTCAATTATGACCCTTTCAGCTTACTTGGTGTGCCCAGCTGACAAGCGGTTCCTCGTTCTGTACACATTTATCAAGAAAAACCGGAAGAAGAAGGTGATGGTGTTCTTCAACTCCTGCATGACAGTCAAGTTTTACCATGAGCTCCTCAACTACATCGACCTCCCCGTCATGTGCATTCATGTAAGCCTTTTCTCTACCTTGCTACTACACTCTCTCCTCCATCGATCTCCTGTCCACTACCCTTACTTACCTCCTTTAATCCCATCACTACTGCTTAAAGATTAATACAAACCTTATATGTTCCCCAATGTATAAAGAAATGCATCCAGCCCAtagtttcttcccctcctcctgtctAATTGCCAGAATCGTAAATAACAACACTGAGCTCATTACAAAAGTACACAAGTATTTAATGTTTCATTCGTAACTCGTATTAGACATAAATTCCTCCCTTATTTAGAAAACCTTATATTTCCCAATGCAACATATGACAATACTAATAAGACTTTCCACAGACTTTATTTGAAGGATAAACAAATCCAGTGAGAATATaaatcattttctttattatcctttGAAGGGCAAACAAAAGCAAGTGAAGCGGACCAGCACGTTTTACCAGTTCTGCAACGCCGAATCTGGCATCCTGCTGTGCACGGACGTGGCTGCCCGTGGCTGGGACATTCCAGCTGTTGACTGGATAGTGCAGTATGACCCCCCAGATGATCCAAAGTAAGTCAGGAAGAAGGAGTATATCATGGGTAGGGGCAAGGTCCAAGTGGGTGAGATGTTAATTAAGCCTGGAGACCCAGTTATTGATCCACCTTACTAAAAACTCCTGACTTGGTAGCCTCTAACCACCACACAGCAAGTgataggaagatagaggaagggagagtggagttGAGGATGACCAGGCAGGGAAGACAAGGCTTGCTACAAGGAGAGGGGCCACCAGGTCATGAATTTAAGAGTATGGTTGGAGGACAGTCATTTAACCTCTGACCTTATGAtgataaaaaaaggcaaaaaagcagatgatgatggtaatgttaCGCTAAAAATATAAGTTTGCACCAATGGATTTACTAAGTGATTAACGAGAAATTACTTTCCAGGGAGTACATTCACCGTGTTGGAAGGACAGCCCGTGCAGGAGGCCAGGGACACGCGTTGCTCTTCATCCGGGAGGAAGAAATCGGCTTTGTCCGCTTCTTGAAGGCCCATAAGGTGAATGTGGAGGCCATGGACATCACGTGGAGCAAGGTGGCCAACATACAGCCTCAGGTGAGTCAAATGAACACTAGTGGTATTCACGTGTCAGGTCTTGCTGCCAGTACTTTCCTACACTCATTTCAGGGGCATTTCCGTGGTAGGAAAGGTTTGCCACTTTGTTTGCACCCTTCCAGTTACTACTTATATTAGGAAaatgtgttgcagtgtgtggcaTGCAACAGGACAAGTGCTAGAACACTACTATGGAAAATTGTGTCCATAGCTCAGTCTTTTTCATGTCTATCTGTATCAAAAACCCTTTTCCCAGACACTTCGGAAAATAAATGCTTAGGTTATAGTACTGGTTATGAAAACTAAATTCAAAGTAATTTAAAATTGGCAAATATGTGCCATGGTGTTAATCTGAGAAGCTGATTGCAA
The DNA window shown above is from Eriocheir sinensis breed Jianghai 21 chromosome 15, ASM2467909v1, whole genome shotgun sequence and carries:
- the LOC126998749 gene encoding uncharacterized protein LOC126998749, whose amino-acid sequence is MAPPTAEKILMRKIKKSQKKKLKLLQDKKGQEGEGTQEIKLPEDETERLILTHSVLGKRPAVDDEPLPKKKKRKKKLKELEEALDEGADNEVQNDSTEQKPKKKKKKKKPQQQPQPESVPENGEDENEMKSEDNSGESEETGYESEGGTDNTTLGYDATVNKSFESLRGQVSEETMKAVDGMGFTEMTEIQAKAIPKLLEGRDLRGTAKTGAGKTLAFVIPAVELIHKLKFKPRNGTGVIVISPTRELSMQTFGVLREVMQEHTQTYGLIMGGADRKSEAAKLAKGVNIIVATPGRLLDHLQNTPNFLFKNLVCLVIDEADRIFDVGFEEEMKQILRILPKRRQTMLFSATKDDKTNELAKLALKTEPMEVDVDSDKISATVEGLEQAYLVCPADKRFLVLYTFIKKNRKKKVMVFFNSCMTVKFYHELLNYIDLPVMCIHGKQKQVKRTSTFYQFCNAESGILLCTDVAARGWDIPAVDWIVQYDPPDDPKEYIHRVGRTARAGGQGHALLFIREEEIGFVRFLKAHKVNVEAMDITWSKVANIQPQLEKLMTQNYFLHASAKEAFKGYVRAYNSHQQKDVFNINTLDLKKVAKCFGFQVPPFVDLGFTASKHHGRRGGGGGGGFGGKNKKQVAKAKIYRPINKK